One Tessaracoccus lacteus DNA window includes the following coding sequences:
- a CDS encoding phosphotransferase, with the protein MAGRMHENQVATSAGLVRRLLEEQYPVLAGEPIADVPMHGTDTDVYRVGDRHCVRLPIVTWAFDQQERVRPWLPWLRDRLSLPPAVPEFYGAPACGYPAPWCVQQWVPGRRLQPGSDDAGLAVEIADFLRELRALPIPEGAPTAGLSPHDMDADVRERLAALAGSVGDLGIGARTPGAGGADGPEAGGADGPQAGGADGPQAGGADGPEVHDDLAAVWTTLLEATPPWDGGGALWLHGDVAPGNLIVRDGSLVGLIDWGGVGVGEPANDLQVAWNLFTPNAREAFRRAIDVPDATWRRARARAFAQAAFQLSFYRLTLPPLAEQARHTFSQVLGELGV; encoded by the coding sequence ATGGCAGGCAGGATGCACGAGAACCAGGTGGCGACCAGCGCCGGGCTCGTGCGTCGGCTGCTGGAGGAGCAGTATCCCGTGCTCGCCGGTGAGCCCATCGCGGACGTCCCTATGCACGGCACAGACACGGACGTGTACCGCGTCGGGGACCGGCACTGCGTGCGGCTTCCGATCGTGACCTGGGCCTTCGACCAGCAGGAGCGCGTCCGCCCCTGGCTGCCCTGGCTACGCGACCGGCTCAGCCTGCCGCCCGCCGTGCCCGAGTTCTACGGCGCGCCGGCCTGCGGCTACCCGGCGCCGTGGTGCGTCCAGCAATGGGTGCCAGGGCGTCGGCTCCAGCCCGGCAGCGACGACGCCGGTCTAGCCGTCGAGATCGCCGACTTCCTGCGCGAATTGCGGGCCCTCCCGATCCCCGAAGGGGCACCGACGGCAGGGCTCAGCCCTCACGACATGGACGCCGACGTGCGAGAGCGTCTTGCCGCGCTGGCAGGCAGCGTCGGCGACCTCGGCATCGGCGCGCGGACCCCCGGGGCGGGCGGCGCGGACGGTCCTGAGGCGGGCGGCGCGGACGGTCCCCAGGCGGGCGGCGCGGACGGTCCCCAGGCGGGCGGCGCGGACGGTCCCGAGGTTCACGATGACCTGGCCGCGGTCTGGACCACCCTGCTCGAGGCGACCCCGCCCTGGGACGGCGGCGGCGCGCTCTGGCTGCACGGCGACGTGGCGCCGGGAAACCTGATCGTCCGCGATGGGAGCCTCGTCGGGCTCATCGACTGGGGCGGCGTCGGGGTGGGGGAGCCCGCCAACGACCTGCAGGTCGCCTGGAATCTGTTCACACCGAACGCCCGCGAGGCCTTCCGGCGGGCCATCGACGTGCCCGACGCCACGTGGCGCCGGGCGCGGGCCCGGGCGTTCGCGCAGGCCGCGTTCCAGCTGTCCTTCTACCGCCTGACCCTCCCACCCCTGGCCGAGCAGGCCCGGCACACGTTCTCCCAGGTCCTCGGCGAGCTCGGCGTCTGA
- a CDS encoding TIGR03085 family metal-binding protein, whose product MTLARRQRAALADLLEELGPFAPTECAGWQTQDLAAHLYVREHKLGALPGIGSEKFAPRTERIQRETLHELGYPALVEAIRTPGWIMFPVDNLVNSGEYFMHHEDVLRANGRVQVLRPGDQRDLWPITKVLARKTNMQFKGHVRLQRTDTGEVAQLGRGPKPLTIAGLPSEILLHLSGRKADVAVTGEPAVVEAWQKAIKGL is encoded by the coding sequence ATGACCCTCGCCCGACGCCAACGCGCTGCCCTGGCCGACCTCCTCGAGGAGCTCGGCCCCTTCGCCCCGACCGAGTGTGCGGGGTGGCAGACCCAGGACCTCGCCGCTCACCTTTACGTGCGCGAGCACAAGCTCGGCGCGCTGCCTGGCATCGGCTCGGAGAAGTTCGCGCCGAGGACCGAGCGCATCCAGCGCGAGACGCTCCACGAGCTTGGCTACCCGGCCCTGGTCGAGGCCATCCGCACGCCCGGCTGGATCATGTTCCCGGTCGACAACCTGGTCAACTCGGGCGAGTACTTCATGCATCACGAGGATGTGCTGCGCGCCAACGGGCGCGTCCAGGTGCTGAGGCCCGGCGACCAGCGCGACCTGTGGCCGATAACCAAGGTGCTGGCCCGCAAAACGAACATGCAGTTCAAGGGGCACGTCCGGCTGCAGCGCACCGACACGGGCGAGGTGGCCCAGCTCGGGCGCGGCCCGAAGCCCCTGACGATCGCCGGGCTGCCGTCCGAGATCCTGCTGCACCTGAGCGGGCGCAAGGCCGACGTCGCCGTCACGGGCGAGCCCGCCGTCGTGGAGGCCTGGCAGAAGGCGATCAAGGGACTCTGA
- the trpC gene encoding indole-3-glycerol phosphate synthase TrpC produces the protein MTVLDDIIAGVREDLHARTALTPLADVRRAAESAPAPLEIVPRLRDPRLAVISEVKRSSPSKGHLADIADPAELAASYAAGGAAAISVLTEQRRFNGRLDDLDAVRARVDVPVLRKDFMIDEYQFFEARAHGADLVLLIVAALDDAHLRSFLTLTSDLGMTALVETHTAEEVDRALEAGAEVIGVNNRNLKTLDVDLAAFGALAGRIGSDAVKVAESGILTAADVELLASQGADAILVGEALVRHGDPAAAISEFMAAAERGIR, from the coding sequence GTGACCGTCCTCGACGACATCATCGCCGGAGTCCGCGAAGACCTCCACGCCCGTACCGCACTCACCCCGCTCGCCGATGTGCGGCGCGCCGCGGAGAGTGCGCCCGCGCCCCTGGAGATCGTCCCCCGACTGCGCGACCCGCGCCTGGCCGTGATCTCCGAGGTCAAGCGCAGCTCGCCGTCCAAGGGACACCTGGCCGACATCGCCGACCCGGCGGAACTCGCCGCCTCTTACGCGGCGGGCGGCGCGGCGGCGATCTCCGTCCTCACCGAGCAGCGCCGCTTCAACGGCAGGCTCGACGACCTGGACGCCGTGCGCGCCCGCGTCGACGTGCCGGTGTTGCGCAAGGACTTCATGATCGACGAGTACCAGTTCTTTGAGGCCCGCGCCCACGGAGCGGACCTCGTGCTGCTCATCGTCGCGGCCCTCGACGACGCTCACCTGAGGAGCTTCCTCACCCTGACGTCCGACCTCGGCATGACGGCTCTCGTCGAGACGCACACCGCAGAGGAGGTCGACCGCGCGCTCGAAGCCGGTGCCGAGGTGATCGGCGTCAACAACCGCAACCTCAAGACGCTCGACGTCGACCTGGCGGCCTTCGGGGCGCTGGCCGGACGCATCGGCTCCGACGCCGTCAAGGTGGCCGAGTCCGGCATCCTCACCGCCGCCGACGTGGAACTCCTCGCCTCGCAGGGAGCCGACGCCATCCTGGTGGGGGAGGCGCTCGTCCGCCACGGCGACCCCGCCGCGGCGATCTCCGAGTTCAT
- a CDS encoding HGxxPAAW family protein, with product MARTAKYYHHGRSPAAWVGSVGVAIGFVLVAIAAMIGPSWPLVITGAAVILVACLVTMVMKTMGFGQP from the coding sequence ATGGCGCGTACCGCGAAGTACTACCACCACGGGCGGAGCCCTGCGGCCTGGGTCGGCTCTGTCGGCGTCGCGATCGGCTTCGTGCTGGTCGCCATCGCGGCCATGATCGGTCCCAGCTGGCCGCTCGTCATCACCGGCGCTGCCGTGATCCTGGTCGCTTGCCTCGTCACCATGGTCATGAAGACCATGGGCTTCGGCCAACCGTGA
- the hisI gene encoding phosphoribosyl-AMP cyclohydrolase → MPELTFNADGLMPAIAQDADTREVLMLAWMDAEALRRTLATGRATYWSRSRHEYWVKGETSGHHQSVVKVELDCDGDTILLTVNQTGAACHTGNRTCFFTELNDGGAA, encoded by the coding sequence ATGCCAGAGCTCACCTTCAACGCGGACGGCCTCATGCCCGCGATCGCCCAAGACGCCGACACCAGGGAGGTCCTGATGCTGGCCTGGATGGATGCCGAGGCCCTGCGCCGTACCCTCGCCACAGGCAGGGCCACCTACTGGTCGCGGTCCCGCCATGAGTACTGGGTCAAGGGAGAGACCTCCGGGCACCACCAGAGTGTCGTGAAGGTCGAGCTGGACTGCGACGGCGACACCATCCTCCTGACGGTCAACCAGACGGGGGCCGCCTGCCACACCGGCAACCGCACCTGCTTCTTCACGGAGCTGAACGACGGCGGCGCCGCATGA
- a CDS encoding anthranilate synthase component I, which produces MIISPTLEEFTEQARTRRVISVHARLLADDQTPVALYQQLCGGREGTFLFESADGGVWSRWSFVGVRAAATLTEGDGHAAWIGRELVGIPDDGDPLEVLRATLAELATPPETGLPPFHAGMVGYLGYDVVRRLERLPNTTTDDLGRPELVMMLASELAILDHHRGELWLVANAINFDGTDEGVERAYHTAVGAIEDMAAQLRRPRASLVVQEGEPRTPTVIRQRSSEEYRAIVEEAKEEIRAGEAFQIVVSQRFDVPTSADAFEVYRALRLTNPSPYLYLLRLPGFDVVGSSPEALVTVQDRVATTRPIAGSRPRGATPEADRRLAEELLADPKEKAEHLMLVDLGRNDLGRICAPGSVTVHEFMKVRRYSHIMHLEAAVSGRLREGATGLDAVLSCFPAGTLSGAPKVRAMEIIDRLEVSRRALYGGVVGYFDFAGNADVAIAIRTALIADGVAHVQAGAGIVADSVPELEDAECSHKARAVITAIGRAEAMVAPV; this is translated from the coding sequence ATGATCATCTCGCCCACGCTCGAGGAGTTCACCGAGCAGGCCAGGACGCGCCGGGTCATCTCCGTCCACGCGCGGCTGCTTGCCGACGACCAGACACCCGTCGCCCTCTACCAGCAGCTCTGCGGCGGCAGGGAGGGCACCTTCCTGTTCGAGTCGGCCGACGGTGGGGTCTGGTCGCGCTGGTCGTTCGTCGGCGTCCGCGCCGCCGCGACGCTCACCGAGGGGGACGGCCACGCCGCCTGGATCGGCCGTGAGCTCGTGGGCATCCCTGACGACGGCGACCCTCTCGAGGTGCTCCGCGCCACGCTCGCCGAGCTCGCCACCCCGCCAGAGACTGGGCTCCCGCCGTTCCACGCCGGCATGGTCGGCTATCTCGGCTACGACGTCGTGCGGCGGCTCGAGAGGCTGCCCAACACCACGACCGACGACCTCGGCCGCCCCGAGCTCGTCATGATGCTCGCCAGCGAGCTCGCCATCCTCGACCACCACCGCGGCGAGCTGTGGCTCGTGGCCAACGCCATCAACTTCGACGGCACCGACGAGGGCGTCGAGCGCGCCTACCACACTGCCGTGGGCGCCATCGAGGACATGGCCGCCCAGCTGAGGCGCCCTCGGGCGAGCCTCGTCGTGCAGGAGGGCGAGCCCCGCACGCCCACCGTGATCCGCCAGCGCTCCTCCGAGGAGTACCGCGCGATCGTCGAGGAGGCGAAGGAGGAGATCCGCGCGGGGGAGGCCTTCCAGATCGTCGTGTCGCAGCGCTTCGACGTGCCGACCAGCGCCGATGCGTTCGAGGTCTACCGGGCGCTGCGCCTGACCAACCCGAGTCCCTACCTGTACCTGCTGAGGCTGCCGGGCTTCGACGTCGTCGGGTCCAGCCCCGAAGCCCTGGTGACGGTGCAAGACCGCGTCGCGACCACCCGGCCGATCGCCGGGTCCCGTCCGCGCGGGGCCACGCCCGAGGCCGACCGCCGCCTCGCCGAGGAGCTGCTCGCCGATCCGAAGGAGAAGGCGGAGCACCTCATGCTCGTCGACCTCGGGCGCAACGATCTCGGTCGGATCTGCGCCCCCGGCAGCGTCACCGTGCACGAGTTCATGAAGGTCCGCCGCTACTCGCACATCATGCACCTGGAGGCCGCGGTCTCCGGTCGCCTCCGGGAGGGAGCCACAGGTCTCGACGCGGTGCTCAGCTGCTTCCCGGCCGGCACTCTGTCCGGCGCCCCGAAGGTGCGGGCGATGGAGATCATCGACCGGCTCGAGGTGAGCCGACGCGCGCTCTACGGGGGAGTGGTCGGGTACTTCGACTTCGCGGGCAATGCCGACGTGGCCATCGCCATCCGCACCGCGCTGATCGCCGACGGCGTGGCGCACGTCCAGGCGGGAGCCGGGATCGTCGCCGACTCGGTCCCGGAACTCGAGGACGCGGAGTGCTCGCACAAGGCCAGGGCGGTCATCACGGCCATCGGGAGGGCAGAGGCCATGGTGGCGCCCGTATGA
- the gatB gene encoding Asp-tRNA(Asn)/Glu-tRNA(Gln) amidotransferase subunit GatB — protein MTELADYDDLLTRYEPALGLEVHVELNTATKMFCGCANEFGGEPNTHTCPVCLGLPGSLPVINGKAVESAIRIGLALNCSIASWCRMARKNYFYPDMTKNFQTSQYDEPIAFDGYVDLEVDGETYRVEVERAHMEEDAGKATHVGGSGRITGADYSLIDYNRAGVPLIEIVTKPILGTGDKAPQVARAYVAHLRELVKALGVSDARMEQGSLRCDANISLAPIGADRLGTRTETKNVNSLRSVETAISYEMTRQAAILDDGGRIKQETRHFHEADGTTSPGRSKEEAEDYRYFAEPDLMPIAPSAEWVEELRATLPEPPAERRRRLQAAWGFSDIDFGAVVNSGALTLVEETVQAGATPAAARKWWVTELARRANETGVEIDALAITPAQVAGVQALVDEGRVNDKLARQVIDGVLAGEGEPAEVVEKRGLAVVSDTGALSAAVDDVIAKNPDVAAKIRDGKVAAAGALIGQVMKAMRGQADAAKVRELILEKLA, from the coding sequence ATGACCGAGCTGGCCGACTACGACGACCTGCTGACCCGCTACGAGCCCGCCCTCGGGCTCGAGGTGCACGTCGAGCTGAACACCGCCACCAAGATGTTCTGCGGCTGCGCCAACGAGTTCGGCGGCGAGCCGAACACCCACACCTGCCCGGTCTGCCTGGGGCTGCCCGGCTCGCTGCCCGTCATCAACGGCAAGGCGGTCGAGTCCGCCATCCGGATCGGGCTGGCGCTGAACTGCTCCATCGCGTCCTGGTGTCGCATGGCCCGGAAGAACTACTTCTACCCGGACATGACGAAGAACTTCCAGACCTCGCAGTACGACGAGCCGATCGCGTTCGACGGCTACGTCGACCTCGAGGTCGACGGCGAGACCTACCGCGTCGAGGTCGAGCGCGCCCACATGGAGGAGGACGCGGGCAAGGCGACGCACGTCGGCGGCTCGGGTCGGATCACGGGCGCCGACTACTCGCTCATCGACTACAACCGTGCCGGTGTGCCGCTGATCGAGATCGTCACCAAGCCGATCCTCGGCACCGGCGACAAGGCGCCCCAGGTTGCCCGCGCCTACGTCGCGCACCTGCGCGAGCTCGTGAAGGCACTCGGTGTCTCGGACGCCCGCATGGAGCAGGGGTCACTGCGCTGCGACGCGAACATCTCGCTGGCGCCCATCGGGGCCGACAGGCTCGGGACCCGCACGGAGACCAAGAACGTCAACTCGCTGCGTTCGGTCGAGACGGCCATCTCGTACGAGATGACCCGCCAGGCTGCCATCCTCGACGACGGCGGCCGCATCAAGCAGGAGACCCGTCACTTCCACGAGGCGGACGGCACCACGTCGCCCGGACGCTCGAAGGAGGAGGCCGAGGACTACCGCTACTTCGCGGAGCCCGACCTGATGCCCATCGCCCCGAGCGCCGAGTGGGTCGAGGAGCTGCGCGCCACCCTGCCGGAGCCGCCCGCCGAGCGCCGCCGCAGACTGCAGGCCGCCTGGGGGTTCAGCGACATCGACTTCGGCGCGGTCGTGAACTCCGGCGCCCTCACGCTGGTCGAGGAGACCGTCCAGGCGGGCGCCACGCCGGCCGCGGCCCGGAAATGGTGGGTCACGGAACTGGCCCGCCGCGCCAACGAGACCGGCGTCGAGATCGACGCGCTCGCCATCACCCCGGCGCAGGTCGCGGGCGTTCAGGCGCTCGTCGACGAGGGTAGGGTCAACGACAAGCTGGCCCGCCAGGTCATCGACGGCGTGCTCGCCGGCGAGGGCGAACCCGCCGAGGTCGTGGAGAAGCGCGGACTCGCCGTCGTCTCCGACACAGGAGCGCTGAGCGCCGCGGTGGACGACGTGATCGCGAAGAACCCTGACGTCGCGGCCAAGATCCGCGACGGCAAGGTCGCGGCGGCCGGCGCCCTGATCGGTCAGGTCATGAAGGCCATGCGCGGTCAGGCCGACGCGGCCAAGGTCCGTGAGCTGATCCTGGAGAAGCTCGCGTAG
- the gatA gene encoding Asp-tRNA(Asn)/Glu-tRNA(Gln) amidotransferase subunit GatA, translating to MDELIRLSAAELGRRMAAGELTSEELTRACLARIEALNPTLNAFLHVDAEGALAAARAVDARRAAGDELGPLAGVPIGVKDNYCTTDMPTTCGSRMLQGWIPPYDATVVKRLREAGLVIVGKTNMDEFAMGSSTETSFYGPTRNPWDTDRIPGGSGGGSAAAVASFMVPLAVGSDTGGSIRQPGAVTGTVGVKPTYGGVSRYGLVAMASSLDQPGPCTRSTEDAALLQAVIGGYDAHDSASLNMPVPDLIAAAQAADLTGVRIGVVTEFQGEGYERGVLERFAEAVELLRAAGAEIFEVSCPAFTYALPAYYLIQPAELSSNLARFDGMRYGLRAGDDGTHSAEQVMNLSREEGFGREAKRRIIIGTYALSAGYYDAYYGSAQKVRTLIQADFTKAFETVDVLISPTTPTVAFRIGERMSDPMSMYLADLCTIPSNMAGNASASFPCGLSDGLPVGLQVMAPPMADERLYRVGGVLERALESAWGHPLLDVLPTIDTQAVTA from the coding sequence ATGGACGAACTGATCCGCCTGAGCGCGGCAGAGCTCGGCCGCCGCATGGCAGCCGGCGAGCTCACCTCCGAGGAGCTGACCCGCGCCTGCCTTGCCCGCATCGAGGCGCTGAACCCGACGTTGAACGCCTTCCTGCACGTCGATGCCGAGGGGGCGCTTGCCGCCGCCCGCGCCGTCGACGCCCGGCGTGCCGCCGGTGACGAGCTCGGCCCGCTGGCCGGCGTGCCGATCGGCGTCAAGGACAACTACTGCACCACCGACATGCCCACGACGTGCGGCTCGCGGATGCTGCAGGGCTGGATTCCGCCGTATGACGCCACCGTCGTGAAGCGGCTTCGCGAGGCGGGGCTGGTCATCGTCGGCAAGACGAACATGGACGAGTTCGCCATGGGGTCGTCGACCGAGACGTCGTTCTACGGCCCGACCCGCAACCCGTGGGACACCGACCGGATCCCCGGCGGCTCCGGTGGTGGGTCCGCGGCTGCCGTCGCGTCCTTCATGGTGCCGCTGGCCGTCGGCTCCGACACGGGCGGCTCCATCCGGCAGCCTGGGGCGGTGACGGGCACCGTCGGCGTGAAGCCCACCTACGGCGGCGTGTCCCGCTACGGATTGGTGGCGATGGCCTCGAGCCTCGACCAGCCCGGCCCATGCACGCGCAGCACCGAGGACGCCGCGCTGCTGCAGGCCGTCATCGGTGGCTACGACGCGCACGACTCTGCCTCGCTCAACATGCCCGTGCCGGACCTCATCGCGGCTGCGCAGGCGGCAGACCTGACCGGCGTGCGGATCGGCGTCGTCACGGAGTTCCAGGGGGAGGGCTACGAGCGGGGGGTCCTGGAGCGCTTCGCCGAGGCCGTCGAGCTGCTCCGCGCGGCCGGTGCCGAGATCTTCGAGGTCAGCTGTCCCGCGTTCACCTACGCGCTGCCCGCCTACTACCTGATCCAGCCCGCGGAGCTGAGCTCCAACCTTGCTCGCTTCGACGGCATGCGCTACGGGCTGCGGGCAGGCGACGACGGCACCCACTCGGCCGAGCAGGTCATGAACCTGTCCCGCGAGGAGGGCTTCGGCCGCGAGGCCAAGCGCCGCATCATCATCGGCACCTACGCGCTGTCGGCCGGCTACTACGACGCCTACTACGGCTCAGCGCAGAAGGTCCGCACGCTTATCCAGGCCGACTTCACGAAGGCATTCGAGACCGTCGACGTGCTCATCTCGCCCACCACGCCGACCGTGGCGTTCCGGATCGGGGAGCGCATGAGCGATCCGATGAGCATGTACCTCGCGGATCTCTGCACCATCCCGTCGAACATGGCCGGCAACGCGTCCGCGTCGTTCCCCTGCGGGCTGAGCGACGGTCTCCCCGTCGGGCTGCAGGTGATGGCCCCGCCGATGGCCGACGAGCGGCTCTACCGTGTCGGCGGCGTCCTGGAGCGGGCGCTCGAGTCGGCCTGGGGCCACCCGCTGCTGGACGTACTTCCCACCATCGACACCCAGGCGGTGACCGCATGA
- a CDS encoding prolyl oligopeptidase family serine peptidase, whose protein sequence is MTDPTPSPWFDLDTYISTPRLGGLTLSRDGSSLVVAVQGTDAEATAYTTALCRVDPTGETPSTRLTRSVKGESLSAFLPDGSLLFTSKRDLLGKAGDKPSETTAALWCLPAGGGEAYELARRDGGWGQVLTTDSDRVILGVPVHQGAADDEADSAKRTARRDKKVAALLHTGYPVRYWDHDLGQETTRLRVGRVTAEGDRELADVEDLTGDVGRALGDVAVSRDGSLIVAEWSVPEAHGVTRAELVRIDSATGEQTVIASHADDEFGTPVVSDDGSLIVAVRNRRSTSALSPDATLWLIDGDGESRPLAADWDRWAHPVAFTPDNATLIVTADDDGECPVFAIDVATGEVRRLTQHGAYSSVQLSPDGATAYAVRTAYDIPGEVVAIDIAGATTRVLPGPVEYPALPGRIERVETTAADGTRIPGWLVLPDGASHDNPAPLTLWVHGGPLGSWNAWSWRWCPWLLVSRGQAVLLPDPALSTGYGLDHIQRGWGRWGAEPFTDIMALTDAAEARDDVRDDASVMMGGSFGGYMANWIATHTDRFAAIVSHASLWNLQSFGPTTDASWYWKRELSEEMMAAHSPHLFAADIVTPMLVIHGDRDYRVPIGEGLALWWALNEKHEGEPADLPHRFLYFPDENHWILSPQHAKVWYDTVIEFLAAHREGRAMETPELL, encoded by the coding sequence ATGACTGATCCCACCCCATCCCCCTGGTTCGATCTGGACACCTACATCTCGACGCCCCGGCTCGGCGGGCTCACGCTGAGCCGTGACGGCTCGTCGCTCGTCGTGGCTGTCCAGGGCACCGATGCGGAGGCGACCGCCTACACCACCGCGCTGTGCCGGGTCGACCCGACGGGGGAGACCCCGTCGACCCGCCTCACGCGCTCCGTCAAGGGCGAGAGCCTCAGCGCGTTCCTGCCTGACGGGTCGCTGCTGTTCACCTCGAAGCGCGACCTCCTCGGCAAGGCGGGAGACAAGCCGTCCGAGACGACCGCCGCGCTGTGGTGCCTGCCGGCCGGCGGGGGAGAGGCCTACGAACTGGCCCGCCGTGACGGCGGCTGGGGTCAGGTGCTCACCACCGACAGCGACCGGGTCATCCTCGGCGTGCCCGTCCACCAGGGCGCCGCGGACGACGAGGCCGATTCCGCCAAGCGGACGGCGCGCCGGGACAAGAAGGTCGCCGCGCTGCTGCACACCGGCTACCCCGTCCGCTACTGGGATCACGACCTTGGCCAGGAGACCACGCGCCTGCGCGTCGGCCGCGTCACCGCGGAGGGCGACCGTGAGCTGGCCGACGTGGAAGACCTCACCGGCGACGTCGGTCGCGCGCTCGGCGACGTCGCGGTCTCCCGCGACGGATCGCTCATCGTGGCCGAGTGGTCGGTGCCCGAGGCGCACGGCGTCACCCGCGCCGAGCTCGTCCGCATCGACTCGGCCACGGGCGAGCAGACCGTCATCGCGTCGCACGCCGACGACGAGTTCGGAACCCCGGTCGTGAGCGACGACGGCAGCCTGATCGTCGCCGTCCGGAACCGCCGCTCGACCTCGGCGCTGAGCCCCGACGCCACCTTGTGGCTGATCGACGGCGACGGCGAGTCGCGCCCGCTGGCGGCCGACTGGGACCGCTGGGCGCACCCCGTCGCGTTCACTCCGGACAACGCCACGCTCATCGTGACCGCGGACGACGACGGCGAGTGCCCCGTCTTCGCCATCGATGTCGCAACCGGAGAGGTGCGCCGCCTGACGCAGCACGGCGCGTACAGCTCCGTCCAGCTCAGCCCCGACGGCGCCACCGCTTACGCGGTGCGCACCGCCTACGACATCCCGGGCGAGGTCGTCGCGATCGACATCGCTGGCGCCACGACCCGGGTGCTGCCCGGCCCCGTCGAGTACCCGGCGCTGCCCGGCCGCATCGAGCGCGTCGAGACCACCGCCGCCGACGGCACCAGGATCCCAGGCTGGCTGGTCCTGCCCGACGGTGCATCTCACGACAACCCGGCACCCCTGACGCTGTGGGTGCACGGCGGCCCGCTCGGCTCCTGGAACGCCTGGAGTTGGCGGTGGTGCCCCTGGCTGCTCGTCTCGCGCGGCCAGGCGGTCCTGCTCCCCGACCCCGCACTCTCCACCGGCTACGGCCTCGACCACATCCAGCGCGGCTGGGGACGGTGGGGGGCCGAGCCGTTCACCGACATCATGGCGCTGACCGACGCCGCGGAGGCGCGCGACGACGTCCGCGACGACGCCTCCGTCATGATGGGCGGCTCCTTCGGCGGCTACATGGCCAACTGGATCGCTACGCACACCGACCGCTTCGCCGCGATCGTCAGCCACGCCTCGCTCTGGAACCTCCAGTCCTTCGGCCCGACCACCGACGCCTCGTGGTACTGGAAGCGCGAACTCAGCGAAGAGATGATGGCCGCCCACTCGCCACATCTCTTTGCCGCCGACATCGTCACCCCGATGCTCGTCATCCACGGCGACCGCGACTACCGGGTGCCGATCGGCGAGGGGCTCGCCCTGTGGTGGGCGCTCAACGAGAAGCACGAGGGGGAACCCGCCGACCTGCCGCACCGATTCCTGTACTTCCCCGACGAGAACCACTGGATCCTGTCCCCGCAGCACGCGAAGGTCTGGTACGACACCGTCATCGAGTTCCTCGCCGCCCACCGCGAGGGCAGGGCGATGGAGACCCCCGAGCTGCTCTGA
- the gatC gene encoding Asp-tRNA(Asn)/Glu-tRNA(Gln) amidotransferase subunit GatC, translating into MGLTAADVARLGALARIQLSEQECAELAPELDVILESIRRVSEVATPEVPMATHAITMTNVFRDDVVQPSMTAEQALSGAPDNEDGRFRVPQILGEE; encoded by the coding sequence GTGGGTCTCACCGCCGCCGACGTGGCTCGACTGGGCGCCTTGGCCCGCATCCAGCTCTCAGAGCAGGAATGCGCCGAACTCGCCCCCGAGCTGGACGTCATCTTGGAATCGATCCGACGGGTCTCGGAGGTCGCGACACCCGAGGTGCCGATGGCGACGCACGCGATCACGATGACCAATGTGTTCCGCGACGACGTGGTGCAGCCCTCGATGACGGCCGAGCAGGCGCTCTCCGGCGCCCCCGACAACGAGGACGGGCGCTTCCGCGTCCCGCAGATCCTGGGCGAGGAGTGA